From a single Nicotiana tabacum cultivar K326 chromosome 8, ASM71507v2, whole genome shotgun sequence genomic region:
- the LOC107777185 gene encoding axial regulator YABBY 5, translating into MATCIDSTNSEQLCYIPCNFCNIVLAVSVPCSNLFDIVTIRCGHCTNMWTVNMAAAFQSSSSSSWQSHTHHLHQVANYTPPEYKIDFGSSSKCNSRNMAVRPSLTNNPREERIVNRPPEKRQRVPSAYNQFIKEEIQRIKANNPDITHREAFSTAAKNWAHFPHIHFGLTLETKNQAKLGASENAEKHIIHRAAMPKIKNFTF; encoded by the exons ATGGCAACCTGCATTGATTCTACTAATTCTGAGCAACTCTGCTATATCCCTTGCAACTTTTGCAATATTGTTCTTGCA GTGAGTGTACCATGCAGCAACTTGTTTGATATAGTGACAATTCGATGTGGACACTGCACAAATATGTGGACTGTAAATATGGCTGCTGCATTTcagtcttcttcttcctcctcctggCAAAGTCACACTCATCATCTTCATcag GTGGCCAACTACACTCCTCCTGAATACAAAATAGATTTTGGTTCGTCATCCAAATGCAACAGCAGGAATATGGCAGTCCGACCATCCCTCACAAATAATCCTCGTGAGGAGAGGATTGTAAATCGGC CACCTGAGAAGAGGCAGCGAGTACCTTCTGCATATAACCAGTTCATAAA AGAGGAAATTCAGAGGATCAAGGCTAATAATCCAGATATCACTCATAGGGAAGCATTTAGTACTGCTGCAAAAAAT TGGGCACACTTCCCTCACATTCACTTTGGGCTCACGCTGGAGACCAAGAATCAAGCTAAACTTGGTGCTAGTGAG
- the LOC107777186 gene encoding uncharacterized protein LOC107777186: MFDKKPVVVKPWEPDIDVSKEKVDRIPIWIRLKGLDIKYWGKNALTKISGMIGKPLKADRATTNKKRLAFAKVLVEVLINQTYPTQVIFENEMGKIVKQEVYYEWKPTLCPKCKNFGHELQDYRKLYKEEAELRGKQIKKEKQAVEGTEVSAKQTEKEKQAGEGTPKAGEGTSKERGHNKGENRARGIRKETNKGNVGQWDWLVWLLETKIKRAKAHSASFNLCDGWSFTTNLAKHPRGRIWLMWKPMIYEVDILRTIDQLIHSGVRHKGTGKRLYVTMGYAYNDMALRRNLWKEIVDIYNHTQGPWVVMRDFNSVLNKEDLIGSPVTMAEIRDFRQWVDTCCFQELKSTGAFYTWNNKQSEDDRVMSRIDKVLVNMEWMTQLPTLVVHYMTEGLMDHSPAIINWENENQRNNRPFKYFNMWSMDPEFKQKKWKLAGRMESKEQK; this comes from the exons ATGTTCGACAAAAAGCCTGTAGTAGTAAAACCATGGGAACCTGATATAGATGTAAGTAAAGAGAAAGTTGACAGAATTCCGATATGGATTAGACTCAAGGGACTGGATATTAAGTATTGGGGGAAGAATGCTCTCACCAAAATATCAGGGATGATAGGGAAGCCATTAAAGGCTGATAGAGCAACAACTAATAAGAAGCGACTTGCATTTGCTAAGGTATTGGTTGAAGTGTTAATAAATCAAACTTACCcaacacaagtcatatttgagaATGAGATGGGGAAAATAGTGAAACAAGAAGTATATTATGAATGGAAACCTACATTGTGTCCAAAGTGCAAAAACTTTGGACATGAATTACAAGACTATAGGAAATTATACAAAGAAGAAGCAGAACTGAGAGGGAAACAGATTAAAAAGGAGAAGCAAGCAGTAGAGGGGACAGAAGTGAGCGCAAAGCAAACTGAAAAGGAGAAGCAAGCAGGGGAGGGGACACCCAAAGCAGGGGAGGGGACATCCAAAGAAAGAGGGCATAACAAGGGAGAAAACAGAGCAAGGGGGAtaagaaaagaaacaaataaagGTAATGTAGGCCAG TGGGACTGGCTTGTTTGGCTTCTCGAAACCAAGATTAAGAGAGCCAAAGCTCATAGTGCTTCTTTTAATCTATGTGATGGATGGTCGTTTACAACAAACTTAGCAAAGCACCCAAGGGGTAGAATATGGTTGATGTGGAAACCAATGATATATGAGGTAGATATTCTGAGAACAATAGATCAGCTAATACATAGTGGAGTAAGGCATAAAGGTACTGGGAAGAGGCTATATGTAACTATGGGATATGCATATAATGATATGGCTCTTAGGAGAAATTTGTGGAAGGAGATAGTTGATATATATAATCATACTCAAGGCCCATGGGTTGTGATGAGGGACTTTAATAGTGTTCTGAACAAGGAAGACTTGATAGGGAGTCCAGTGACAATGGCTGAAATTAGAGATTTTAGGCAATGGGTTGATACATGCTGCTTTCAAGAGCTGAAATCAACTGGGGCTTTCTACACATGGAATAATAAGCAAAGTGAAGATGATAGAGTAATGAGTAGAATTGACAAAGTATTGGTAAACATGGAATGGATGACACAGCTGCCAACTTTAGTGGTTCACTACATGACTGAAGGACTGATGGATCACAGTCCTGCAATAATCAATTGGGAGAATGAAAATCAGAGAAACAACAGGCCATTCAAATATTTCAATATGTGGAGTATGGATCCGGAATTCAAACAAAAAAAGTGGAAGCTAGCTGGAAGGATGGAATCAAAGGAACAAAAATGA
- the LOC142163523 gene encoding uncharacterized protein LOC142163523: MQGKLLTKDRLTNRGISSDGLCVLCGNAPESIEHLFYECHFSKLCINETLQWLKISITNYEGQHLWKRIGRKMESKFRREFSYAIVAALSYHIWRGRNEALWKCAVPSPSKICAQIEKECKVRVWR, translated from the coding sequence ATGCAAGGGAAACTGCTAACTAAGGATAGGCTAACCAACAGAGGGATCAGTTCAGATGGCCTATGTGTATTGTGTGGAAATGCCCCAGAATCAATAGAGCACCTGTTCTATGAGTGTCATTTCTCTAAGCTGTGTATCAATGAAACTCTGCAATGGCTGAAAATAAGCATAACAAACTATGAAGGGCAGCATCTATGGAAAAGAATTGGTAGGAAGATGGAGAGCAAATTTAGAAGGGAGTTCTCCTATGCTATAGTGGCTGCATTGAGCTATCACATATGGAGGGGGAGAAATGAAGCTTTATGGAAATGTGCTGTGCCTAGTCCTAGCAAGATATGTGCCCAGATAGAAAAGGAATGCAAAGTTCGTGTATGGAGATAG